One Xyrauchen texanus isolate HMW12.3.18 chromosome 44, RBS_HiC_50CHRs, whole genome shotgun sequence DNA segment encodes these proteins:
- the mamdc2b gene encoding MAM domain-containing protein 2 → MMLPFCLLSLIATVKAELLQGSCIFEESTCGYTSDPDFLSWTLDPTGHFITVDVQVQEEQGKAVLLGPDVEAQDWSCFRMVYQVTGSTSLQVQKRTDGESFDHVLWKTQSSSDSWLIASIDLQNSTEPFQIVIEGKLGDEEGSSVSIFEIQISDKYCIECDFEEPHLCGYTNQWNKYMNWRVGRTEDTTQRDRTGELHESCQYLYVDSTENKSFQEVAKLVSPMTTVPMSGCLSFQYQQYHAEDHLFTVFSRDQAGQYQELWRADLTENNHVDWSPEARVWIPAQVDLKAPYPIELVFEVAFNSPHGGYMVLDNISFSPEFCNAETEPTFNPSVANCDFEWGYCQYTQKQSDGSQWRRVSIRPNIYSTGDHTRGAGSFLLANSRFNLQSRYVSRLFGPPMAKNQKYCLKFYYSLRSLSGTDQVLAVYLYNTDNTKPEQIWTQNENIRNVWIAVELTIQTQKNAQVVFISTCKNIWSCGPVGLDDIEVSLGDCNLPLASSLSGPSHCDFEAGFCGYTQDKEGGSGKWMLAKGATPTSFTGPRGDHTTGLGHYLHIEASLMLPGHKASLLSSSLRGSKEPHCLQFYYHMYGSGTGQLSVYLQTGQENEDKLLWTCHGEQGISWLRASVTYQYDQQHQIVFEATRGTSIRSDIAIDDVVFKRRPCRESADVYFPLLSLSGNSIDIQ, encoded by the exons GACACTTTATCACGGTTGATGTGCAAGTCCAGGAAGAGCAAGGAAAGGCGGTTCTATTGGGTCCAGATGTGGAAGCACAGGACTGGAGTTGTTTCAGGATGGTGTATCAGGTCACAGGCAGCACCTCCCTACAGGTGCAGAAACGAACAGATGGAGAGAGTTTTGATCATGTTCTCTGGAAAACCCAAAGTTCTTCTGATAGCTGGCTTATAGCCAGCATTGACCTTCAGAACTCTACAGAACCATTCCAG ATTGTCATTGAAGGCAAACTAGGAGATGAAGAAGGCAGCAGTGTCTCCATCTTTGAGATACAGATCTCTGACAAATACTGTATAG AGTGTGACTTTGAAGAGCCTCATCTGTGTGGATACACAAACCAGTGGAACAAATACATGAACTGGCGAGTGGGAAGAACAGAAGATACTACACAGAGAGACAGGACGGGTGAACTTCATGAATcat GTCAGTACCTGTATGTTGACTCTACCGAGAACAAAAGCTTCCAGGAGGTGGCCAAACTGGTGTCTCCGATGACCACAGTGCCCATGTCAGGCTGCTTGAGTTTCCAGTACCAGCAGTATCATGCCGAGGACCATCTGTTCACTGTCTTTAGCAGGGATCAAGCTGGACAATATCAGGAACTCTGGAGAGCTGACTTAACCGAGAACAACCATGTGGACTGGAGTCCAGAGGCCAGAGTCTGGATACCTGCACAAGTGGACCTGAAAGCTCCATATCCCATTGAG CTGGTGTTTGAGGTGGCATTCAACAGTCCACATGGAGGTTACATGGTTCTTGATAACATCTCCTTCTCTCCAGAGTTCTGTAATGCAGAAACAG AGCCAACCTTTAATCCATCAGTGGCAAACTGTGACTTTGAGTGGGGATATTGTCAGTACACTCAGAAACAGTCAGATGGTTCACAGTGGAGGAGAGTCTCCATCAGGCCCAACATCTACAGCACTGGAGACCATACCAGAGGAGCAG GTTCtttccttttggcaaactcccGCTTCAACTTACAGTCTCGATATGTCAGCCGTTTGTTTGGTCCGCCAATGGCCAAGAATCAGAAATATTGTCTGAAGTTCTACTACTCCCTGCGAAGTCTTAGTGGAACAGACCAAGTATTGGCAGTGTATCTGTATAACACAGATAATACGAAACCAGAACAAATCTGGACCCAGAACGAGAATATAAGAAATGTTTGGATTGCAGTTGAACTGACCATACAAACCCAGAAGAATGCTCAG GTGGTTTTCATCAGTACATGCAAAAACATTTGGAGTTGTGGCCCTGTTGGTCTCGATGACATCGAAGTCAGCCTTGGAGACTGTAATCTACCATTAG CATCTTCTCTGTCAGGCCCATCTCACTGTGATTTTGAGGCTGGTTTTTGTGGATACACTCAAGATAAGGAAGGGGGCTCAGGCAAATGGATGCTGGCCAAAGGAGCAACACCAACCTCCTTCACAGGACCGAGAGGAGACCACACCACTGGATTAG GTCATTATTTGCACATTGAGGCATCACTGATGCTGCCTGGTCACAAAGCTAGCCTCCTCTCCAGCTCTCTGCGGGGTTCTAAAGAGCCACACTGCTTGCAATTTTACTACCACATGTATGGCTCTGGGACGGGCCAGTTAAGTGTTTACCTCCAGACTGGACAAGAGAATGAGGACAAACTGTTATGGACGTGCCATGGAGAGCAGGGCATCTCCTGGCTCAGAGCATCAGTAACGTACCAGTATGACCAACAACACCAG ATTGTGTTTGAAGCCACCAGAGGAACATCGATAAGAAGTGATATTGCAATTGATGATGTTGTTTTTAAAAGGAGACCATGCAGAg AGTCTGCTGACGTCTATTTCCCCCTTCTAAGCCTCTCTGGAAATAGTATTGACATTCAGTGA